The Lycium barbarum isolate Lr01 chromosome 12, ASM1917538v2, whole genome shotgun sequence genome includes a region encoding these proteins:
- the LOC132621920 gene encoding mediator of RNA polymerase II transcription subunit 4-like, producing MIQNVQHQLLQSPARLGLPTPSSPSVQNPAPPPKFSSQVSQTPQPNQQTNVLTTTTTSSTLLPLLPPLSRAQSLLIQMASLSSRLFEVSPNRSHWLSAFRGSLPSFLPSAGPAPQGSCPSSSKEILSVFTSLQTQLFEAVAELQEILDLQDEKHKVTREIRSNDSAILAFANKLKGAERVLDNLVDDYSDYRRPKRAKFENDTEESSVTTVATQLKLSDILSYAHRISYTTFAPPEFGGGQAPLRGALPPAPQDEQMRASQLYNFADLDIGLPKTDEGKENILEPLIEPPAESNPLANLSAIQGLLPPPGWKPGMPVELPTDLPLPPPGWKPGDPVALPPVDSLPLQKVEEAPARPVPPPGLPRMPEPIQVRHVQLDIEDDSSEYSSDDASSDSED from the coding sequence ATGATACAGAATGTTCAACATCAACTTTTGCAATCGCCTGCCCGGCTGGGCCTGCCAACTCCCAGTTCACCTTCTGTACAAAACCCAGCCCCTCCTCCTAAGTTCTCCTCGCAAGTGTCGCAAACTCCTCAACCCAATCAACAGACAAATGTATTAACTACCACTACCACCTCATCAACGCTACTTCCTCTTCTCCCACCTCTCTCTAGAgctcagtctcttctcattcaaATGGCATCTCTTTCTTCAAGACTCTTTGAAGTCTCACCTAACCGGTCCCATTGGCTTAGTGCTTTTCGTGGCTCTCTCCCTTCATTTCTGCCTTCTGCGGGACCGGCTCCACAAGGTTCCTGCCCGTCATCCTCAAAAGAAATCCTCTCTGTGTTTACTTCTCTTCAGACACAGCTGTTTGAAGCAGTTGCCGAACTACAAGAAATTCTTGATCTTCAAGATGAGAAGCACAAAGTCACCCGTGAAATTAGGTCAAATGATTCTGCAATTCTTGCTTTTGCCAACAAACTCAAAGGAGCTGAGCGTGTTCTTGACAATCTTGTTGATGATTACTCCGATTATCGTCGTCCCAAACGGGCCAAGTTCGAAAATGATACTGAAGAATCTTCAGTAACAACTGTGGCAACTCAGTTGAAATTATCCGACATATTGTCATATGCTCATAGGATAAGCTACACTACTTTTGCACCACCTGAATTTGGTGGTGGACAAGCTCCTCTTCGGGGAGCACTCCCACCGGCCCCACAGGACGAGCAAATGCGTGCATCTCAATTATATAATTTTGCTGATCTTGATATTGGTTTACCTAAAACAGATGAAGGCAAAGAAAATATTTTGGAGCCACTCATTGAACCTCCTGCAGAAAGTAACCCACTTGCGAATCTTTCAGCAATTCAGGGCCTCCTCCCTCCACCTGGTTGGAAGCCTGGTATGCCTGTTGAGTTGCCGACTGATCTCCCACTTCCTCCACCTGGGTGGAAGCCTGGCGATCCAGTTGCTCTTCCTCCAGTGGATTCTCTTCCACTTCAAAAGGTCGAGGAGGCACCAGCACGACCAGTACCTCCTCCAGGACTGCCAAGAATGCCCGAGCCAATACAGGTTCGGCATGTGCAGCTTGATATTGAGGATGATAGTAGCGAGTATAGTTCTGATGACGCCAGCTCTGATAGTGAAGATTGA